From Toxorhynchites rutilus septentrionalis strain SRP chromosome 2, ASM2978413v1, whole genome shotgun sequence, a single genomic window includes:
- the LOC129768315 gene encoding mitochondrial import receptor subunit TOM20 homolog: MEISKTTIGIAAGVAGTLFLGYCLYFDQKRRKDPDFKKKLRERRKAKKAASAAGGPRSNMPNMADHEEVQRFFLQEIQMGEALISSGDIENGVEHLANAVIVCGQPAQLLQVLQQTLPAQVFTLLISRMRQYGNQSSGGESERAKLQDLNDDLE; this comes from the exons ATGGAGATCAGCAAAACAACGATTGGAATAGCGGCCGGTGTAGCCGGAACGCTATTCCTCGGTTATTGCCTTTACTTCGATCAGAAGCGCCGCAAAGATCCGGACTTCAAGAAGAAATTGCGTGAGA GGAGGAAAGCGAAGAAAGCGGCCTCGGCTGCTGGAGGACCACGGTCCAATATGCCCAACATGGCTGATCATGAAGAAGTGCAGAG ATTCTTCCTACAGGAAATCCAAATGGGCGAAGCCCTCATCTCGTCCGGTGAcattgagaatggcgtggaaCATTTGGCCAATGCAGTTATCGTGTGTGGCCAACCTGCACAACTTCTACAA GTCCTCCAACAAACCTTACCAGCCCAAGTGTTCACACTGCTTATCAGTCGCATGCGACAGTACGGAAATCAGAGCAGTGGAGGCGAAAGTGAGCGCGCCAAACTGCAGGACCTGAATGATGATCTGGAATAG
- the LOC129767765 gene encoding roundabout homolog 1-like, whose product MDQCSSLLVSALFSAIILGGLYNPVEAQLRPRILEHPADAVAAKEEPLTLNCKAAGRPPPEITWYHNGSPLGPSDRRVILPEGSLFFLKVMQNKREQDAGVYHCEAQNSAGVAVSRNATLQIAMLKDDFRAVPKDTVALVGGPVILNCTPPRGIPEPSVLWIKDGKLLDISGKRLSMVDSGSLMISEIQPNDTGKYECSAQSMAGTKTTAPAYLKVLAPPTILKSPHDTEVLEGEGFDLPCELAGDPKPVVTWRKESGRLPEGRSRKLLDNTLRIEDARQDDEGKYICEGHNEGGNVTISVYLYVYEAPTFMEAPVDVVIREGEGITLPCRAKGRPGVRIFWDRIDKAHVNNSANKQSIQEQPIDKPAEKSKRSVSLKGSENRVRSFAPESIGNWTIKIEPVSEKQLFQLPHTSHLVRSKRESVESNIELEAISSTIPSLISNSVIQFEDNGGLTLKAVSKADEGWYACAALNEAGSIVKKIFIKVLDKDESLEARKEQIHTYDQGLWVSEQFIVLNNVFTISASSIGISWDVTDSATKMPLRMYYRIANEPMSHFLYNSSFDSEVTTSNLKEFTLNDLRPYTEYEIFASIPEGLSGSVSNIRRGKTLDGPPSAPPTDVRVGVINTTAAFVRWSPPPTHLLNGELTGYKIQIKSNATNKVLGQMVLNSTTQSVVINSLTPGAMYIAKVASLTAGGIGPYSSPIPLHMDPQNIVRTDPTPSYWMSSWMSGTALVILCVCLIGGAVFAIFWTVRKKQSVKASYTGPSVPTIIPDKQHTLWLHGNTLVKPSHSLDPPSTSEYAELTNNTQHIKASNSIPPEPYATVTLQRGGTIAEESCMKCANSPVSSEYNAPLREPINISDVLPPPPDHPYGTYRPPTSMTIRTNPAALSPQMMRKNHAPPPMSNRWDTMPPPIPSFPQNWIRPHHMNPALTMNNAEMYSENDYESGSVLYEQCYRPDQMPPLVPPPSNSSHFFSHAGEPTEEFYRHMNMEFAQDIGFEPASPPAPCPETPFNSKYLAGGAADSPIISRKVGVNTTTRGHHPNSVTSNSNNYNSQHSAGQSSESDSDNRWAPARTKRSRSRSKSSDRKYNRTLIR is encoded by the exons CCCAACTCCGGCCACGAATACTGGAGCATCCTGCAGATGCAGTCGCCGCCAAGGAGGAACCCCTCACACTCAACTGCAAAGCCGCCGGTCGGCCACCGCCAGAAATCACCTGGTACCACAACGGCTCCCCGCTGGGACCCTCGGACCGACGAGTGATCCTCCCAGAAGGATCGCTATTCTTTTTGAA AGTTATGCAAAATAAGCGCGAGCAGGACGCTGGCGTGTACCACTGTGAAGCTCAAAATTCAGCAGGTGTGGCTGTGAGTCGGAACGCCACCCTTCAGATTGCGATGCTGAAGGATGACTTTCGAGCTGTTCCGAAGGACACCGTAGCGTTGGTTGGTGGGCCGGTTATTCTGAACTGTACGCCTCCTCGAGGCATTCCAGAACCATCGGTGCTATGGATAAAGGACGGAAAACTGTTGGATATCAGTGGGAAACGATTGTCAATGGTGGATTCGGGCAGTTTAATGATATCGGAGATTCAGCCAAACGATACGGGGAAATATGAGTGCTCGGCACAAAGTATGGCCGGTACCAAGACTACCGCACCGGCGTATCTGAAGGTACTGGCTCCGCCTACGATTCTGAAGAGTCCACACGACACGGAGGTGTTGGAAGGGGAAGGTTTTGATCTTCCATGTGAGTTAGCAGGAGATCCTAAGCCGGTTGTTACGTGGCGTAAGGAGAGCGGACGTCTTCCAGAGGGAAGATCAAGAAAACTGTTAGACAATACACTGCGGATAGAGGATGCTCGTCAGGATGACGAAGGGAAGTACATCTGCGAGGGTCACAACGAAGGCGGTAACGTGACTATTTCCGTGTATCTCTACGTTTATGAAGCTCCCACATTCATGGAAGCACCAGTTGATGTTGTCATCAGGGAAGGAGAGGGAATCACACTGCCTTGTCGAGCGAAGGGTCGACCCGGTGTGCGCATATTTTGGGACCGAATAGATAAAGCTCATGTAAATAATAGTGCAAATAAGCAATCAATCCAAGAGCAACCGATCGATAAGCCAGCGGAGAAATCCAAGCGAAGCGTTTCATTGAAGGGATCGGAGAATCGCGTGCGTTCATTTGCACCAGAGTCCATTGGCAATTGGACGATAAAGATAGAACCAGTGTCGGAGAAGCAATTGTTCCAATTGCCGCACACTTCGCATCTCGTTCGAAGCAAACGAGAATCTGTTGAGAGCAATATAGAATTGGAAGCAATTTCGAGCACAATTCCATCTCTGATTAGCAACAGTGTTATCCAATTTGAAGATAATGGAGGACTTACGTTGAAAGCTGTTAGCAAAGCGGACGAGGGATGGTATGCTTGTGCCGCTCTTAACGAAGCCGGCAGTATTGTgaagaaaattttcattaagGTTCTTGACAAAGACGAATCGTTAGAGGCCAGGAAGGAGCAAATTCACACCTACGACCAGGGTCTCTGGGTTAGCGAGCAGTTTATAGTGTTAAATAATGTGTTCACAATCTCAGCCAGCTCGATTGGAATATCGTGGGATGTGACGGATAGTGCGACCAAGATGCCTCTTCGGATGTACTATCGAATTGCCAACGAACCGATGAGTCACTTTCTCTACAATTCATCCTTCGATAGCGAAGTGACTACGAGTAATTTGAAGGAGTTCACACTGAACGATTTGCGACCCTATACGGAGTATGAAATATTTGCTAGCATACCGGAAGGGCTATCCGGTTCAGTTTCAAACATTAGACGGGGGAAAACATTGGATGGTCCTCCGTCGGCGCCACCCACAGATGTGAGAGTGGGAGTGATAAATACCACCGCGGCGTTCGTGCGGTGGTCTCCGCCACCGACGCATTTGCTCAATGGGGAGTTGACCGGTTATAAG ATTCAAATCAAATCGAATGCTACAAATAAAGTCCTCGGTCAGATGGTGCTAAATTCGACAACCCAATCAGTGGTTATTAACAGTTTGACTCCCGGAGCGATGTATATTGCCAAGGTGGCCAGTTTAACAGCAGGCGGAATCG GTCCCTACAGTTCGCCCATACCACTACACATGGATCCGCAGAACATCGTCAG AACGGATCCTACTCCAAGTTATTGGATGTCTTCCTGGATGTCCGGCACGGCGCTGGTGATACTTTGTGTGTGTCTGATTGGTGGGGCTGTCTTTGCTATCTTCTGGACTGTAAGGAAGAAACAAAGCGTCAAAGCTTCCTACACGGGTCCATCCGTACCCACTATCATTCCCGATAAACAGCATACACTTTGGCTGCATGGaaacactcttgtgaaaccctCGCACTCTTTGGATCCTCCAAGTACCTCGGAATATGCCGAGTTAACAAATAACACCCAACATATTAAGGCTAGCAACAGCATCCCTCCCGAGCCGTATGCAACTGTGACCCTTCAAAGGGGTGGAACTATCGCTGAAGAATCGTGCATGAAGTGTGCCAACAGTCCAGTGTCCAGCGAGTATAATGCACCGCTTAGAGAACCAATCAACATATCAGACGTACTGCCACCTCCACCGGATCATCCGTATGGTACATATCGCCCACCGACCAGCATGACGATCCGAACTAATCCGGCTGCTTTATCGCCTCAAATGATGCGCAAAAATCATGCTCCACCACCAATGTCGAATCGTTGGGATACAATGCCGCCGCCGATTCCGAGCTTCCCACAAAACTGGATCCGCCCACATCACATGAATCCGGCCCTCACGATGAACAATGCCGAGATGTACTCGGAGAACGATTACGAGAGTGGGTCGGTACTGTACGAACAGTGCTACCGGCCAGATCAGATGCCTCCACTGGTTCCACCACCCAGCAACAGCAGTCATTTTTTCAGCCATGCCGGTGAACCAACGGAGGAGTTCTACCGCCACATGAATATGGAGTTTGCTCAGGACATCGGTTTCGAACCGGCCAGTCCACCGGCGCCATGTCCTGAAACTCCCTTCAATAGCAAATACTTGGCAGGTGGTGCCGCGGACAGTCCCATCATATCGCGTAAGGTAGGTGTAAACACAACAACTCGGGGACACCACCCGAACAGTGTGACCAGCAATAGCAATAATTACAATAGTCAGCACAGCGCTGGCCAAAGCTCCGAAAGTGACAGTGACAACCGATGGGCTCCGGCCCGGACGAAACGCAGTAGAAGTAGGTCGAAAAGTAGCGATAGAAAATACAATCGAACTCTCATTCGATAA